A stretch of the Papaver somniferum cultivar HN1 chromosome 6, ASM357369v1, whole genome shotgun sequence genome encodes the following:
- the LOC113291056 gene encoding uncharacterized protein LOC113291056, whose translation MGNFSMLSVNLISNILTRLPTESVLDYSAGACDGKCTFLFLNNNPIQAYIQFHYLELYDNEYSSSEEQPCHRVTRIKLNPAPFKYYSLTGSCNGLVCLYGCPDDETVSYEPALYICNPITRECVSRPEFEKKSGRGQGLLTGFGYVSKTNEYKVIRVYNLLEEPNFVHVEVYTLGSGKGWRKTGGKFKENLDSFVSIRAVFVNVLEFLCWQLKDGRVLAFDLSCETIYEIPTSCGTPWQRFRLGVLGGCLSATHLHKDSDTYHVMVLKKKTENGPFTWIVEFRLQENTNWS comes from the exons ATGGGGAACTTTAGTATGCTTTCAGTAAATCTAATCTCCAACATTTTAACACGTTTACCAACGGAATCAGTTCTAGACT ATTCTGCTGGTGCTTGTGATGGTAAGTGTACTTTCCTTTTCCTGAATAACAATCCAATTCAAGCATACATACAATTTCATTATTTAGAATTGTATGATAATGAGTATTCATCTTCAGAGGAACAACCCTGCCACAGAGTTACAAGAATCAAACTAAACCCTGCTCCGTTTAAGTATTACAGTTTAACTGGCTCCTGCAATGGTTTAGTTTGTCTTTATGGGTGCCCTGATGATGAGACCGTGAGTTATGAACCAGCCCTTTACATTTGTAATCCCATCACAAGAGAATGCGTGTCTCGACCGGAATTTGAGAAAAAGTCCGGTCGTGGTCAAGGATTGTTAACTGGATTTGGTTATGTTTCTAAGACGAATGAGTACAAGGTTATTAGAGTTTATAACTTGTTGGAAGAGCCCAATTTTGTACATGTTGAGGTGTACACGCTTGGAAGTGGTAAGGGATGGAGAAAAACAGGAGGGAAATTTAAAGAAAACCTGGACTCGTTTGTTTCTATACGTGCTGTGTTTGTGAATGTATTGGAATTTCTTTGTTGGCAGCTTAAAGATGGTAGAGTTTTGGCTTTTGATTTATCTTGTGAAACAATTTACGAAATTCCTACATCTTGTGGCACTCCTTGGCAGCGTTTTAGACTTGGGGTTTTAGGGGGTTGTTTGTCGGCAACTCACCTTCATAAAGATTCTGATACTTATCATGTAATGGTACTGAAGAAGAAGACTGAAAATGGGCCATTCACATGGATTGTAGAATTTAGACTACAAGaaaataccaattggtcctaa
- the LOC113288370 gene encoding WD repeat-containing protein PCN-like yields the protein MEKLIIHKNTTSVDWKPSPIIALATSIDNSKVAAAREDGSLEIWLVSPGSVGWHCQLTIHGDPNSRVSSLVWCRSNSKTMPAGRLLSSSIDGSISEWDLFHLKQKIILDNIGASIWQMAVEPLDESLIPTQNDTQRAVNGHATNAVSALSDDDTSESDDDNDDIELHPMLEDPRLAIGCDDGCVRIYIVSDSDELTYNRTLPRVSGRVLSVAWSLDAKSIFSGSSDGFIRCWDAQTTHEVYRITVGTGGLRDGSDLCVWSLIYLKSGTLVSGDSTGSVQFWDGEQGTLLQAHSCHKGDVNALAPSPSHNKVFSAGSDGQVIQYKLSSDTIESGNDRSSTAVVKKWVYVGYVRAHTHDVRALTVAVPIDREELIPDKKLKRERRRRDPYDFSYRKWAHLGVPMLISAGDDTKLFAYSAQEFTNFAPHDICPAPQRVPIQLVHNTLIDGASMILVQNSNSLDVSLVHSKSGMGSKGSASTSLLTSIKSRSKIICSAISCSGLLFAYSDHEKPNLFEYSKAEKKASITKKKLSRKLPFAHSMVFSADSSKLIIAGHDRKIYVVDVESTEISHTCTPCRKDADNDLPPGEPPITRMFVSSDGQWLSAVNCFGDIYVFNLETQRQHWFISRLDEASVTAGGFMITPEYGIVLIITTSTNQVYVFDVEVKQLGPWSIRHTNLLPRRFQEFPGEIIGMSFPQSCSTSVLIYSARAMCYIDFGKPVVQDDDDNSLVNGVLDSSSEVPQANGNGKVNHKRKRESKKNFNFNFSPFKDPALFVGHLSESSVLVIEKPWREVVQGFEAPPVHRHIYGS from the exons ATGGAGAAACTGATAATACATAAGAATACAACATCAGTAGATTGGAAACCATCACCTATTATTGCATTAGCTACTAGTATTGATAATTCTAAAgttgctgctgctcgtgaagatgGGTCTTTAGAGATTTGGCTTGTTTCACCTGGTTCTGTTGGTTGGCATTGTCAACTG ACTATACATGGAGACCCTAATTCGAGAGTTTCTTCACTTGTTTGGTGTCGTTCCAACTCCAAAACGATGCCGGCTGGTCGTTTGTTGTCATCTAGCATTGACGGATCCATTTCAGAATGGGATCTTTTTCATTTAAAACAAAAG ATTATTTTAGACAACATTGGAGCATCAATATGGCAGATGGCTGTAGAACCTCTTGACGAATCTTTAATTCCCACACAAAATGATACCCAGCGAGCAGTCAATGGACATGCAACTAATGCTGTTAGTGCTCTTAGTGACGATGACACTAGCGAaagtgatgatgataatgatgacatTGAATTGCATCCAATGCTTGAAGACCCACGTCTAGCTATTGGCTGCGATGATGGTTGTGTTCGAATTTATATTGTTTCTGATTCAGATGAGTTAACTTACAACAGGACGTTGCCTAGGGTTAGTG GGCGTGTTCTAAGTGTTGCATGGAGTCTCGATGCTAAGTCAATATTTTCAGGGAGTAGTGATGG ATTTATAAGATGCTGGGATGCCCAGACGACTCATGAGGTCTATAGGATAACAGTTGGAACGGGAGGATTGCGTGACGGATCAGATCTTTGTGTGTGGTCTTTAATTTATCTAAA GTCTGGTACTCTGGTTAGTGGAGATAGTACTGGCAGTGTTCAGTTTTGGGACGGTGAACAAGGAACACTTTTGCAGGCACATTCTTGCCACAAGGGTGATGTCAATGCTTTGGCACCTTCTCCTAGTCATAATAAAGTATTTTCTGCTGGTTCTGATGGTCAG GTAATCCAATATAAGCTCTCCAGTGATACCATAGAGTCTGGCAATGATAGGTCTTCTACAGCGGTGGTGAAGAAGTGGGTCTATGTTGGTTATGTAAGAGCTCACACTCATGATGTCAGAGCCTTGACGGTAGCAGTTCCTATTGACAGAGAAG AGCTAATACCTGATAAAAAGCTAAAAAGAGAACGTCGTCGTCGGGACCCCTATGATTTCAGTTACCGGAAGTGGGCGCATTTGGGAGTCCCCATGCTAATCTCTGCTGGTGATGATACAAAGCTCTTTGCATACTCTGCTCAGGAGTTCACCAACTTTGCCCCACATGATATTTGCCCTGCACCTCAACGAGTGCCCATCCAGTTGGTGCACAACACACTCATAGATGGTGCTTCTATGATATTAGTTCAGAACTCCAACTCTCTGGATGTTTCACTTGTTCACTCAAAGAGTGGCATGGGCTCTAAAGGGAGCGCAAGCACATCGTTGCTTACTAGCATTAAGAGCCGATCGAAGATAATATGCAGTGCCATCTCTTGTAGTGGATTGTTGTTTGCATACTCCGACCATGAGAAACCTAACCTTTTTGAATATTCAAAAGCTGAAAAAAAGGCTTCCATCACTAAAAAGAAGTTATCTCGTAAACTTCCATTTGCGCATTCGATGGTTTTCAGTGCCGATTCTTCGAAGTTGATTATCGCAGGACATGATAGAAAGATTTAC GTTGTGGATGTTGAAAGTACAGAAATTTCGCATACTTGCACACCTTGCCGGAAGGACGCTGACAATGATTTGCCACCTGGTGAGCCACCTATAACAAGGATGTTTGTCAGTTCAGACGGACAGTGGCTGTCTGCTGTTAATTGTTTTGGTGATATATATGTCTTCAATCTTGAAACACAAAG GCAGCACTGGTTTATATCTCGGTTGGATGAGGCTTCTGTTACTGCTGGGGGTTTCATGATTACCCCAGAATATGGCATTGTTCTTATCATTACAACTTCTACAAACCAAGTATATGTATTTGACGTGGAGGTGAAACAATTAGGACCGTGGTCGATTCGCCATACTAATCTTCTTCCCAGAAGATTTCAGGAATTTCCAGGGGAGATTATTGGGATGTCCTTCCCTCAATCATGTTCAACTTCAGTGCTTATCTACAGCGCCAG GGCAATGTGCTACATCGACTTTGGGAAGCCAGTGGTTCAAGATGATGACGACAACAGTTTGGTAAATGGAGTATTAGATTCATCATCAGAGGTTCCACAAGCTAATGGTAATGGTAAGGTGAAccacaaaagaaaaagagaaagcaaAAAGAACTTTAACTTCAATTTTAGTCCTTTCAAAGATCCTGCTCTATTTGTGGGGCATCTGTCGGAGAGTTCAGTATTAGTCATAGAGAAACCATGGAGGGAAGTGGTTCAAGGTTTTGAAGCTCCTCCAGTCCACAGACATATTTACGGGTCTTAA